One Natrinema longum genomic window carries:
- the endA gene encoding tRNA-intron lyase, protein MSLEGRFETDEGVVYVGGDARQRYHDSRGYGYPLEGNEIALAPVEAAHLLYRGDLERVVHGESGERLGFREFVSREPGDDFGVRFLVYADLRSRGFYLSPNAEPWVPDPPGGEADFAVFPRGKGPRDGEIAYALRIVGERTDIPAAELRPGVLAVVDEESEITYFEVGRRDPTGTSGSDATLPEACEADLLADRVVVWEPPTSLYEHTFYGQPLEGREYDEPTLQCSLLEAAYLAERGAIDLESETVRERGREVEGERFDRRLIVYTALRERGVVPKTGYKFGADFRTYADVDSVENLGHSELLVRVHPAGYVFEPRDLALDVRLAHGVRKTMVFALVDPEAGIEWWSLERLTP, encoded by the coding sequence ATGTCACTCGAGGGGCGGTTCGAGACGGACGAGGGTGTCGTCTACGTGGGGGGCGATGCGCGCCAGCGGTATCACGACTCGCGGGGGTATGGCTATCCGCTCGAGGGCAACGAGATCGCGCTCGCGCCCGTCGAGGCGGCGCACCTGCTCTACCGGGGGGACCTCGAGCGGGTCGTCCACGGAGAAAGCGGCGAGCGATTGGGATTCAGGGAATTCGTTTCCCGCGAACCCGGCGACGATTTCGGCGTCCGGTTTCTCGTCTACGCGGATCTGCGCTCGCGGGGGTTTTACCTCTCGCCGAACGCGGAGCCGTGGGTGCCGGACCCGCCCGGCGGCGAGGCGGACTTCGCGGTCTTCCCCCGTGGGAAGGGGCCCCGCGACGGCGAGATCGCCTACGCCCTGCGGATCGTCGGCGAGCGAACCGATATCCCCGCCGCCGAACTTCGGCCGGGCGTCCTGGCGGTCGTCGACGAGGAGAGCGAAATCACGTACTTCGAGGTCGGACGCCGGGATCCGACCGGAACGTCCGGTTCCGACGCCACGCTCCCCGAGGCCTGCGAAGCCGACCTCCTCGCCGATCGGGTCGTGGTCTGGGAGCCGCCGACCTCCCTCTACGAGCACACGTTCTACGGCCAACCTCTCGAGGGCCGGGAGTACGACGAGCCGACGCTGCAGTGTTCCCTGCTCGAGGCGGCCTATCTCGCCGAGCGGGGAGCGATCGATCTCGAATCCGAAACGGTCCGCGAGCGGGGCCGCGAGGTCGAGGGGGAACGGTTCGATCGGCGACTGATCGTCTACACGGCCCTGCGGGAACGCGGGGTCGTTCCGAAAACGGGCTACAAATTCGGTGCGGATTTCCGGACCTACGCCGACGTGGACTCCGTCGAGAACCTCGGCCACTCCGAACTACTCGTTCGGGTCCATCCGGCGGGATACGTCTTCGAACCCCGCGATCTGGCGCTGGACGTTCGGCTCGCCCACGGCGTCCGGAAGACGATGGTGTTCGCGCTGGTCGATCCCGAGGCGGGGATCGAGTGGTGGTCCCTCGAGCGACTGACCCCCTGA
- a CDS encoding DUF91 domain-containing protein translates to MIDDAIRVLAGDCTVIAEDSDREEYRGRVTTIVKPDNTVLVHDIDGYQPVAWLTRADSVSSDRRDGFTLVAKKDTQTLRIAAHEREGFAHYPSSAAGTPVGTCPDCGGALVRSSGVHCVGCGDRYGVPADATVRDEQCDCDCGLPKMRVERGLAFNVCLDRGCESLDAAVKQAFDREWPCPAPDCDGDLRILRRGGLIAGCEHYPDCDTGFAVPAGVVDGECGCGLPTFETASGIRCLDATCDRALEAPLETESAADD, encoded by the coding sequence ATGATCGACGACGCGATCCGCGTGCTCGCGGGTGACTGCACCGTCATCGCCGAAGACAGCGACCGGGAGGAGTATCGCGGACGAGTCACGACGATCGTCAAGCCGGACAACACCGTCCTCGTCCACGATATCGACGGCTACCAGCCCGTCGCGTGGCTGACGCGGGCCGACAGCGTCTCGAGCGATCGCAGGGACGGCTTCACGCTCGTGGCGAAAAAGGACACGCAGACGCTGCGGATCGCCGCCCACGAACGGGAGGGGTTCGCCCATTACCCCTCCTCCGCGGCCGGCACGCCCGTGGGCACGTGTCCCGACTGCGGGGGCGCGCTCGTGCGCTCGAGTGGCGTCCACTGCGTCGGCTGTGGCGATCGGTACGGCGTGCCGGCGGACGCGACGGTTCGGGACGAACAGTGCGACTGTGACTGCGGGCTCCCGAAAATGCGGGTCGAGCGCGGCCTCGCGTTCAACGTCTGTCTCGATCGCGGCTGTGAGTCCCTCGACGCGGCGGTCAAACAGGCGTTCGACCGCGAGTGGCCGTGTCCGGCCCCGGACTGTGACGGCGACCTGCGGATCCTCCGCCGCGGCGGACTCATCGCCGGTTGCGAACACTACCCCGACTGCGATACCGGCTTCGCCGTTCCCGCCGGCGTCGTCGACGGCGAATGCGGCTGCGGGCTCCCGACGTTCGAAACCGCCAGCGGCATCCGCTGTCTCGACGCGACCTGCGACCGTGCGCTCGAGGCCCCACTCGAGACGGAATCCGCGGCCGACGACTGA
- a CDS encoding ester cyclase — MTAQENVEILRESIELHNDPETRDQYLDDYSEDLVLHGANAESYEELAAFYETVWEAIPDLKVTLESVIAEDDEVAVRYSWEGTHAVTGEEVSLESGLTWYRFEDGKIVERWVASGTGGAIRDVIEP; from the coding sequence ATGACTGCCCAAGAAAACGTTGAGATTCTCCGAGAATCGATCGAACTGCACAATGACCCCGAAACGCGCGATCAGTACCTTGATGACTACAGTGAAGACCTCGTACTACACGGGGCTAACGCCGAGAGCTACGAGGAGTTGGCGGCCTTCTACGAGACTGTCTGGGAGGCAATCCCTGATCTGAAAGTGACACTTGAAAGTGTAATCGCCGAGGATGACGAGGTTGCGGTACGGTACTCCTGGGAGGGAACGCACGCTGTTACAGGCGAGGAAGTGTCCCTGGAAAGCGGCCTAACGTGGTACCGGTTCGAAGACGGTAAAATCGTCGAACGCTGGGTCGCCTCGGGAACCGGCGGTGCGATTCGAGATGTCATCGAACCGTAA
- a CDS encoding FxsA family protein encodes MLRWIFALLLIPFLDAVLLAVIVTQFGFLSWVGMILLVVLTGLVGMLLVRAEGRRTIRKMQRSMAEGTPPTNELLDGGLLIAAGAFLLTPGLVTDAIGFLLAVPLTRIPIRAALKRFVIVPYADKKTGGFASGGVWTFGFPEGGPGQERTESADSGTYDLGEDAYSVAGDDEDAYTIDFGDERTDDADDEPDDDPLGR; translated from the coding sequence ATGCTCCGGTGGATCTTCGCGCTGTTGCTCATCCCGTTTCTCGACGCCGTGTTGCTCGCGGTGATCGTTACCCAGTTCGGGTTCCTCAGCTGGGTCGGGATGATCCTCCTCGTCGTCCTGACGGGCCTGGTCGGGATGTTGCTCGTCCGTGCGGAAGGCCGACGGACGATCCGGAAGATGCAACGGTCGATGGCCGAGGGAACCCCACCGACGAACGAACTGCTCGACGGCGGGCTGTTGATCGCCGCTGGCGCGTTCCTGTTGACGCCCGGGCTGGTGACCGACGCCATCGGGTTCCTGCTCGCCGTTCCGCTGACCCGGATCCCGATCCGTGCCGCGCTCAAGCGGTTCGTGATCGTCCCCTACGCGGACAAGAAGACGGGCGGGTTCGCCAGCGGCGGCGTCTGGACGTTCGGGTTCCCGGAGGGTGGACCCGGCCAGGAACGGACCGAGTCGGCTGATAGCGGAACGTACGACCTCGGTGAGGATGCATACTCCGTCGCCGGCGACGACGAGGACGCCTACACGATCGATTTCGGCGACGAACGGACGGACGATGCGGACGACGAGCCAGACGACGATCCCCTCGGTCGGTAG
- a CDS encoding ornithine cyclodeaminase family protein, with the protein MTDFPVLRDGDVYSQFDYQQVVDAMRAAGTLEAPPRWHVDAGEGDLVFTAGAATGPVNAAGFRLYETYTSGDGHTELVAVLDSTTGRFEGLFVGHAIGRLRTGGIGGVAIDALARADGETLGILGSGHQARAQVGAACAARDFNEVLVYSPTAQSRASFAEMVAAEVGPPVRAVDDPEPVVRKADALVCATDSEEPVFDPGWLEAGTHVTTIGPRFRDGHELPLAVVDRADVVATDSIPQVDDYDRPHIATDEHRERLVELADILEEPHLGRSNDDDLTLFCSVGLAGTEVVLGTRFLEAFG; encoded by the coding sequence ATGACCGATTTTCCCGTTCTGAGGGACGGCGATGTCTACTCGCAGTTCGACTACCAGCAGGTCGTCGACGCCATGCGGGCCGCGGGGACGCTCGAGGCCCCGCCGCGCTGGCACGTCGACGCCGGCGAGGGCGATCTCGTCTTCACTGCGGGGGCCGCAACCGGCCCGGTCAACGCGGCCGGCTTCCGGCTCTACGAGACCTACACGAGCGGCGACGGCCACACAGAACTGGTCGCGGTCCTCGATTCGACGACGGGCAGGTTCGAGGGGCTGTTCGTCGGTCACGCGATCGGCAGGCTCCGAACGGGCGGCATCGGCGGGGTGGCGATCGACGCTCTCGCCCGCGCTGACGGCGAGACACTCGGAATCCTCGGCTCGGGACACCAGGCTCGAGCGCAGGTCGGCGCGGCGTGTGCCGCCCGCGACTTCAACGAGGTACTGGTCTACAGTCCGACGGCCCAGAGCCGGGCGTCGTTCGCGGAGATGGTCGCCGCCGAGGTCGGGCCACCGGTCCGTGCGGTCGACGATCCCGAACCGGTCGTCCGCAAGGCGGACGCGCTCGTCTGTGCGACCGACAGCGAGGAGCCGGTCTTCGATCCCGGCTGGCTCGAGGCCGGCACCCACGTCACGACGATCGGCCCGCGGTTCCGAGACGGCCACGAACTCCCGCTCGCGGTCGTCGACCGCGCCGACGTCGTCGCCACCGATTCGATCCCACAGGTCGACGACTACGATCGGCCCCACATCGCGACCGACGAGCATCGCGAGCGCCTGGTCGAACTCGCCGACATCCTCGAGGAGCCCCACCTGGGTCGTTCGAACGACGACGATCTCACACTGTTTTGCTCGGTCGGGCTAGCGGGGACGGAAGTCGTGCTGGGAACGCGATTCCTCGAGGCGTTCGGGTAG
- a CDS encoding cell division protein FtsZ produces MQLEVIGVGGAGCRIADAIRAAEPADHSFLTDVFAFDTDADDLARTVIPESHRFQYGEDASDPDAGLERGLAIGQESVDELLGALEGGRGTSLAADAVLLTVGLGGATGGGTAPALVAALQRRYDAPVYVLATLPADREFDAEAETSSAGHRTSDHADDGPPRPDAAANAIESLERLDGLASAIIAFDTDAWLRPGEGLVDGRDRCNRNLATRVAAVFASGGDSDGAVAQTVIDTSDVRRILGDESAIVTLGYGEQTVETSGSRFGLGLLPSEPDVETSEAVSAIETVVRKGIRGKHTLECDPVTAERGLLIVGGPPAWLNRRAIAEGRRTLESAIGGSGILGGDAPRPDGDRVFAAVVFAGVKSDRLEELRAAAD; encoded by the coding sequence ATGCAACTCGAGGTGATCGGCGTCGGCGGCGCGGGCTGTCGGATCGCCGATGCGATCCGGGCGGCGGAGCCGGCGGACCACTCGTTTCTCACTGACGTCTTCGCGTTCGACACCGACGCGGACGACCTCGCGCGAACCGTCATTCCCGAGTCACATCGGTTTCAGTACGGCGAGGACGCGAGCGATCCCGACGCCGGCCTCGAGCGAGGGCTGGCGATCGGCCAGGAGTCCGTCGACGAACTGCTCGGGGCGCTCGAGGGGGGTCGGGGGACCTCGCTGGCGGCCGACGCCGTGCTCCTCACGGTCGGTCTCGGGGGGGCGACCGGCGGCGGCACGGCTCCCGCACTCGTCGCGGCGCTGCAGCGTCGATACGACGCGCCGGTCTACGTCCTCGCGACGCTGCCTGCCGACCGGGAGTTCGACGCGGAGGCCGAGACGTCGAGTGCTGGCCATCGAACGAGCGATCACGCCGACGACGGGCCACCGCGGCCCGACGCGGCAGCGAACGCGATCGAGAGTCTCGAGCGACTCGACGGGCTCGCGAGCGCGATCATCGCGTTCGATACCGACGCGTGGCTCCGCCCTGGCGAAGGGCTCGTCGACGGTCGCGATCGCTGTAACCGCAACCTGGCGACGCGAGTTGCGGCCGTCTTCGCCAGCGGTGGCGATTCGGACGGTGCGGTCGCCCAGACGGTCATCGATACGAGCGACGTCCGCCGCATTCTGGGTGACGAGTCGGCCATCGTCACGCTCGGATACGGCGAGCAGACGGTCGAAACGAGCGGCTCGCGGTTCGGCCTCGGCCTCCTGCCGTCGGAGCCCGACGTCGAGACGAGCGAGGCAGTCAGTGCCATCGAGACCGTGGTCCGCAAGGGGATCCGCGGCAAGCACACCCTCGAGTGTGATCCCGTGACGGCCGAGCGCGGCCTGTTGATCGTCGGTGGGCCGCCGGCGTGGCTCAACCGCCGGGCGATCGCCGAGGGGCGACGAACGCTCGAGTCGGCCATCGGCGGCTCGGGAATCCTCGGCGGCGACGCGCCCCGACCGGACGGCGATCGCGTCTTCGCGGCGGTCGTCTTCGCGGGCGTGAAATCGGATCGACTCGAAGAATTACGGGCTGCGGCCGACTGA